One window of Gloeothece citriformis PCC 7424 genomic DNA carries:
- a CDS encoding citrate synthase: MTTVCEYRPGLEGIPAAQSSISYVDGLRGILEYRGINIEELAKHSSFLETTYLLIWGELPTKVELEEFETEIRYHRRIKYHIRDMMKCFPETGHPMDALQTSAAALGLFYSRRALDDPAYIRQAVVRLVAKIPTMVAAFHLMRRGNDPIQPNDNLDYAANFLYMLTERKPSDLAAHIFDVCLTLHAEHTMNASTFSAMVTASTLTDPYGVIASAVGTLAGPLHGGANEEVLFMLEEIGTIDNVRAYVDDCIEHKKKIMGFGHRVYKVKDPRATILQNLAMQLFEQMGHDEYYAMALELEKVVEERLGHKGIYANVDFYSGLVYRKLGIPTDLFTPLFAISRVAGWLAHWKEQLGENRIFRPTQIYTGRHDTVYIPIEKRLTAVTRNGYQ; this comes from the coding sequence ATGACGACCGTTTGTGAATATCGCCCAGGCTTAGAAGGCATTCCTGCTGCACAATCAAGTATTAGCTACGTTGACGGACTCAGAGGGATTTTAGAATATCGGGGCATTAATATTGAAGAACTCGCTAAACATAGTAGCTTTTTAGAAACCACTTATTTACTCATTTGGGGTGAACTTCCCACTAAAGTAGAATTAGAAGAGTTTGAAACTGAAATTCGCTATCACCGCCGGATAAAATATCACATTCGGGATATGATGAAATGTTTCCCCGAAACCGGACATCCAATGGACGCATTACAAACCAGTGCGGCGGCGTTAGGGTTATTTTACTCCCGTCGTGCCCTCGATGATCCTGCTTATATTCGTCAGGCAGTCGTGCGGTTAGTGGCTAAAATTCCCACAATGGTGGCGGCTTTTCATTTGATGAGAAGAGGCAATGATCCGATTCAGCCAAATGATAATTTAGATTATGCCGCGAATTTCTTGTATATGCTCACAGAGCGTAAACCCTCTGATTTAGCGGCTCATATATTTGATGTTTGTCTGACGCTTCATGCCGAACATACCATGAATGCGTCTACTTTCTCTGCTATGGTAACCGCTTCTACCTTAACTGATCCTTATGGGGTCATTGCTTCTGCTGTAGGAACATTAGCAGGGCCTTTACATGGGGGAGCTAATGAAGAAGTATTATTTATGCTCGAAGAAATAGGCACTATTGATAATGTTCGCGCTTATGTGGATGACTGTATTGAGCATAAAAAGAAAATTATGGGGTTTGGACACCGGGTTTATAAGGTAAAAGATCCCCGTGCCACCATTTTACAAAATTTGGCGATGCAGTTATTTGAACAGATGGGGCATGATGAATATTATGCTATGGCTCTTGAGTTAGAAAAAGTGGTAGAGGAAAGGTTAGGTCATAAGGGAATTTACGCTAATGTCGATTTTTATTCGGGTTTAGTCTATCGAAAACTGGGAATTCCGACAGATTTATTTACGCCTCTTTTTGCCATTTCTAGAGTTGCTGGTTGGTTAGCTCACTGGAAAGAACAATTAGGAGAAAATCGGATTTTCCGTCCGACTCAAATTTATACCGGTCGTCACGATACCGTTTATATTCCCATTGAAAAACGCTTAACCGCAGTTACCCGTAATGGGTATCAATAA
- a CDS encoding methyl-accepting chemotaxis protein, with translation MNKWSLKAKILAGAISLTLIPPLIVGGLSYLAIQSLKTQLVEDRQNTQSPLTPQLSVIALISGATALFSATIALRLTRLVLRPILKASQTSTTVVNRLRQENFPLRSPETNPDALRNLPKNINLIAQQIPTLLWKREATDEQFQVLMTISRHIWESFSEENVLRTTVEEVRQTLNTDRVAIFRFDNELEGTFIAESVAPIWPKTLWTTINHALFDQNYTQMYQEGLIHAINDIYQAELSDADIGLLERFAVKASLIAPIFRENKLFGLLIAHQCANSRHWQPSEIDLFAQIAIQVGFALDHARLLAQVDHSAEQTQIFTDITLNLRKSLREEDVLTTTVEEVRKAFKADRVLVYSFDSDWYGTVIAESVVPGFPKALWAKIKDPCFAEGYVESYQQGRVHALDNIYEAGLTECYLQQLEPFGVKANLVAPILKDERLFGLLIAHQCSNPRHWQPSEIDLFAQIAIQVGFALDHARLLGQVDHSAEQTHLFSDITLNLRKSLREEDVLTTTVEEVRKAFKADRVLVYSFDSDWYGTVIAESVVPGFPKALWAKIKDPCFAEGYVESYQQGRVHALDNIYEAGLTECYLQQLEPFGVKANLVAPILKDERLFGLLIAHQCTNPRHWQPSEIELFTQIAIQVGFALDHARLLGQVEQAYQTAHLIGQKQHQQQETLHLQLSEILGENQTGLKNLSTEALTQMDRVSVIYNQIRDTANHVENQNTIIQQIESQQQQMTKMIQSSCESMNQLLEQISTFQNTFIQTADQLNLIEQPVRKLFDVISLVNNIMPQVKFEALSAELEVSRIEGGNGQLSSMIKKALSLTAQMETEFNQIVPLIGEIQGQTHEVSTTIRREIQQIKIDNHLVEEIKLLSGQIIRFNGQITDLVKEIAQVRIEDGDTLAQVSHSVLEMATFIRQTSEQTRLLVNSFDKIAEIIEQHE, from the coding sequence ATGAATAAATGGAGTTTAAAAGCTAAAATTCTGGCAGGGGCAATCAGTTTAACCCTCATTCCTCCCTTGATTGTCGGAGGACTCAGCTATTTAGCGATTCAATCCCTAAAAACCCAACTGGTTGAAGACAGACAAAACACTCAATCTCCTCTGACACCCCAATTATCCGTCATTGCATTGATATCCGGTGCAACCGCCCTATTCAGTGCTACGATCGCACTTAGGTTAACTCGTCTTGTTCTCCGTCCAATTCTCAAAGCGTCTCAGACTTCTACTACTGTCGTCAATCGTCTGCGTCAAGAAAATTTCCCCCTTCGTTCTCCTGAAACAAACCCAGACGCACTGAGGAACTTACCAAAGAATATTAACCTAATCGCTCAACAAATTCCCACTCTGTTATGGAAAAGAGAGGCCACTGACGAACAGTTTCAAGTATTAATGACCATTAGTCGCCACATTTGGGAATCCTTCTCAGAAGAAAATGTTTTGAGAACAACGGTTGAAGAAGTCCGTCAAACCCTAAACACTGACCGAGTTGCGATTTTTCGCTTTGATAATGAGTTGGAAGGGACGTTTATCGCCGAATCCGTTGCGCCTATTTGGCCAAAAACCCTATGGACGACGATTAATCATGCTCTTTTTGACCAAAATTACACTCAAATGTATCAAGAGGGACTCATTCATGCGATTAACGATATTTATCAAGCCGAATTGTCCGATGCTGACATTGGATTGTTAGAACGATTTGCTGTTAAAGCCAGTTTAATCGCCCCCATTTTTCGGGAAAATAAGCTTTTTGGTTTACTAATTGCCCATCAATGCGCTAATTCTCGTCATTGGCAACCCTCAGAAATAGATTTATTTGCCCAGATAGCGATTCAAGTCGGTTTTGCCCTTGATCATGCTAGACTGTTAGCGCAAGTAGATCACTCTGCCGAACAAACGCAAATTTTTACTGATATTACCCTTAATTTACGGAAATCTCTGCGGGAAGAAGATGTTTTAACCACTACCGTTGAAGAAGTTCGTAAAGCCTTTAAAGCCGACCGAGTTCTGGTTTATTCTTTTGATTCTGACTGGTATGGTACGGTAATCGCTGAATCTGTTGTACCCGGATTTCCCAAAGCGTTATGGGCAAAAATTAAAGACCCCTGTTTTGCCGAAGGGTATGTAGAGTCTTATCAACAGGGAAGAGTTCATGCCCTCGATAATATCTATGAAGCCGGATTAACCGAGTGTTATTTGCAACAACTCGAACCTTTTGGGGTAAAAGCTAATTTAGTCGCCCCGATTCTCAAAGATGAGCGATTATTTGGCTTATTAATTGCCCATCAATGTTCTAATCCTCGCCATTGGCAACCTTCAGAAATAGATTTATTTGCCCAGATAGCGATTCAAGTCGGTTTTGCTCTCGATCATGCTAGACTGTTAGGGCAAGTAGATCACTCTGCCGAACAAACGCATCTTTTTAGCGATATTACCCTTAATTTACGAAAATCTCTGCGGGAAGAAGATGTTTTAACCACTACCGTTGAAGAAGTCCGTAAAGCCTTTAAAGCCGACCGAGTTCTGGTTTATTCTTTTGATTCTGATTGGTATGGTACGGTAATCGCTGAATCTGTTGTACCCGGATTTCCCAAAGCGTTATGGGCAAAAATTAAAGACCCCTGTTTTGCCGAAGGGTATGTAGAGTCTTATCAACAGGGAAGAGTTCATGCCCTCGATAATATCTATGAAGCCGGATTAACCGAGTGTTATTTGCAACAACTCGAACCTTTTGGGGTAAAAGCTAATTTAGTCGCCCCGATTCTCAAAGATGAGAGATTATTTGGCTTATTAATTGCCCATCAATGCACTAATCCTCGCCATTGGCAACCTTCAGAAATAGAGTTATTTACCCAGATAGCGATTCAAGTCGGTTTTGCTCTCGATCATGCTAGACTGTTAGGGCAAGTAGAGCAAGCCTATCAAACCGCTCATTTGATTGGACAAAAACAGCACCAACAACAAGAAACTCTTCACCTTCAGTTGTCAGAAATTCTAGGAGAAAATCAAACCGGATTAAAAAATCTCTCAACAGAAGCCTTAACTCAAATGGATAGAGTTAGTGTTATTTATAATCAAATTCGAGACACGGCTAATCATGTTGAGAATCAGAATACTATTATTCAACAAATAGAAAGCCAACAGCAGCAGATGACAAAAATGATTCAGTCTTCTTGTGAATCTATGAATCAACTTTTAGAGCAGATTTCTACTTTTCAAAACACTTTTATTCAAACAGCAGATCAACTTAATTTGATTGAACAGCCTGTCCGCAAGCTTTTTGACGTGATTAGTCTAGTCAATAATATCATGCCTCAAGTTAAATTTGAAGCTTTGAGTGCAGAACTAGAAGTTTCTCGTATTGAAGGCGGAAATGGACAGTTATCTTCTATGATTAAAAAAGCACTCTCCCTAACCGCACAAATGGAAACCGAATTTAATCAGATCGTCCCTTTGATAGGAGAAATTCAAGGACAAACCCATGAAGTTTCTACCACAATCAGACGAGAAATTCAACAGATAAAGATTGACAATCACTTAGTTGAAGAAATAAAGCTTTTATCTGGTCAAATAATTCGCTTTAATGGTCAAATTACCGATTTAGTCAAAGAAATAGCTCAAGTTAGGATTGAAGACGGAGACACTTTGGCACAAGTCAGTCACTCAGTATTGGAAATGGCGACCTTTATCCGTCAAACTTCAGAACAGACTAGGTTATTGGTTAACTCGTTTGACAAGATAGCAGAAATTATAGAACAACACGAGTGA
- a CDS encoding roadblock/LC7 domain-containing protein: MNIKRINALLTELMNICREIEGSVLVSSDGQLLTEAIGIDNQTGQLLAGTFLHLMQNTCQEFDDSEIESISLKGQDGYVIFTSCYSEVFLLIKASHKVSVGFLKREIELMSKKLQTEFQETSSSVFSSYRSTAPELLNSSTKTGSSKFNRNERSIQTTSIRYRGLFKS, translated from the coding sequence ATGAATATTAAGAGAATTAACGCCCTATTAACAGAATTAATGAATATTTGCCGAGAAATCGAGGGTTCTGTTTTAGTTTCATCCGATGGACAGCTTTTAACCGAGGCGATTGGGATAGATAATCAGACTGGGCAACTTCTAGCGGGAACATTTCTTCATTTGATGCAAAATACCTGTCAAGAATTTGATGATTCAGAGATTGAAAGTATTAGTCTTAAAGGACAAGATGGGTATGTTATTTTTACCTCTTGTTATTCGGAGGTATTTTTATTAATTAAAGCGAGTCACAAGGTTTCGGTTGGGTTTTTAAAAAGAGAAATTGAGTTAATGTCTAAAAAGTTACAGACGGAATTTCAAGAAACTTCTTCTTCCGTTTTCTCTTCTTATCGTTCGACTGCCCCAGAATTACTCAATTCCTCAACTAAAACAGGTTCATCTAAGTTTAACAGAAATGAGCGGTCAATTCAAACGACCAGCATCCGCTATCGAGGACTTTTTAAGAGTTAA
- a CDS encoding ArnT family glycosyltransferase produces the protein MTKTQLDPPLKNRHRFLAQHSKKLWIFSIFWLALISWIGFLWNLGSIGLVDKTEPMFVEAARQMVVTGDWITPYWNGETRFDKPPLSYWLMAIAFKVFGVNEWAARIPSALMAIALVVLGFYTLRFFGFLLPTSKKDEFKLWLSAWLGAGILALNPAWIAWARTGVSDMYLSSSIAMALLSFFIGYAQQEKDPELKDKFSARGGWYILFYVFMALAVLAKGPIGIVLPVFIVSGFLFYVGKFKQVLLETKPLRGSLIFLAIAVPWFVLVTLANGKEYIDVFFGHHNFQRFTSVVSYHPGPWYYFIPVVLVGLIPWSIYLPSAMIQLKFWDRNLWKTSDRSTHLGLFSLFWFSIIFIFFSASSTKLPSYVLPGMPAAGILVTLFWSAQFDKNNKLSKQRWLLGISGLVNIVVLIALALASFYSPQLVGGDPRKPEFSTLLQQSSLPILGGLIWGLVALGAIFLLLRRRDWRWLWIPNLIGFMAFISFIALPVAQIRDKDSQLPLRQLSALITQVRQPGEELLLVGFIRPSLVYYTRQNVEFFNNQERLIEYLESQKNSSQVAPTVLLITEQKYIDRLGLKPQDYQFLDQQGVYQVLRVTRATILAKK, from the coding sequence ATGACGAAAACACAGTTAGATCCTCCCCTAAAAAATCGACACCGCTTTTTAGCCCAACACTCTAAAAAACTTTGGATTTTTTCAATTTTTTGGTTAGCGTTAATTAGCTGGATCGGGTTTTTATGGAATTTGGGCAGCATCGGGTTAGTCGACAAAACTGAACCGATGTTTGTAGAAGCCGCCCGTCAAATGGTGGTCACGGGTGACTGGATCACTCCCTATTGGAATGGAGAAACTCGCTTTGATAAACCCCCTCTGAGTTATTGGTTAATGGCGATCGCGTTTAAAGTATTTGGGGTGAATGAATGGGCGGCTAGAATTCCCTCCGCTTTAATGGCGATCGCTTTGGTCGTACTAGGTTTTTATACTCTGCGTTTTTTTGGGTTTCTTCTGCCCACCTCTAAAAAAGATGAATTTAAATTGTGGTTATCCGCTTGGTTAGGGGCAGGAATTTTGGCACTTAATCCGGCTTGGATTGCCTGGGCTAGAACAGGAGTATCAGATATGTATCTCTCCAGTTCGATCGCTATGGCGCTATTATCGTTTTTTATCGGGTATGCTCAACAGGAAAAAGACCCCGAATTGAAGGATAAGTTTTCTGCTAGAGGGGGCTGGTATATTTTATTTTATGTGTTTATGGCGTTAGCGGTGTTAGCCAAAGGCCCTATAGGGATAGTTTTACCGGTTTTTATTGTAAGTGGGTTTTTATTTTATGTAGGCAAGTTTAAGCAAGTTTTACTGGAGACAAAACCGTTAAGAGGAAGTTTAATTTTTTTAGCCATTGCCGTACCTTGGTTTGTTTTGGTGACTTTAGCCAATGGAAAAGAATATATAGATGTTTTTTTTGGGCATCACAATTTTCAACGGTTTACCAGTGTCGTTAGTTATCATCCTGGCCCTTGGTATTATTTTATTCCTGTGGTGTTAGTCGGGTTAATTCCTTGGTCGATTTATTTACCGTCTGCCATGATTCAACTGAAGTTTTGGGATCGTAATCTTTGGAAAACTTCCGATCGTTCTACTCATTTAGGTTTATTTTCTTTATTTTGGTTTAGCATTATTTTTATATTTTTCTCGGCCTCTTCTACTAAATTACCGAGTTATGTTCTTCCAGGTATGCCGGCTGCGGGAATTTTAGTCACTTTATTTTGGAGTGCCCAATTTGATAAGAATAATAAGCTTTCAAAACAACGATGGTTATTAGGAATTAGTGGACTGGTTAATATTGTTGTTTTAATCGCCCTTGCTTTAGCGAGTTTTTATAGTCCACAATTGGTGGGGGGAGATCCGAGAAAACCTGAATTTTCCACTTTATTACAACAATCTAGTTTACCGATTTTAGGGGGGTTAATTTGGGGACTTGTGGCTTTAGGAGCAATATTTTTATTATTAAGAAGACGAGACTGGCGTTGGTTGTGGATTCCCAATTTAATCGGTTTTATGGCGTTTATTAGCTTTATTGCCCTTCCGGTGGCTCAAATTAGAGATAAAGATAGTCAGCTTCCTCTCAGACAACTTTCTGCTTTAATTACTCAAGTGAGACAACCCGGTGAAGAGTTACTTTTAGTCGGGTTTATTCGACCTAGTTTAGTATATTATACTCGGCAAAATGTCGAATTTTTTAATAATCAAGAGCGTTTAATTGAGTATTTAGAAAGTCAAAAAAATAGTTCTCAAGTTGCCCCTACAGTCTTGTTAATCACCGAGCAAAAATATATTGATAGATTAGGGTTAAAACCTCAAGATTATCAATTTTTAGATCAGCAAGGGGTTTATCAAGTTCTGCGAGTAACTAGGGCAACAATTTTGGCTAAAAAATAA
- a CDS encoding phosphatase PAP2 family protein translates to MKIKHQTKSISWIDIFGKVNLIISGICLLIFLWLAILSFQRNPQLNQFDENFLLQLKESLPPQFIYFARIFYWLGNAETSACVVLISIIILAWRRYWQEAQVVALSSFGVLMLVDQILKPIIYRLRPLDRLVHVDGRSFPSGHATGNFLLYFLLAYILSYRFPKYKIHFYITAAITLFLMGIASMYLRVHWLTDILGGYGLGFILLTLSLGVLKVTQKKYQ, encoded by the coding sequence ATGAAAATTAAGCATCAAACCAAGTCTATTTCATGGATAGATATTTTTGGGAAGGTTAATTTAATAATTTCAGGGATTTGTTTATTAATTTTTCTTTGGTTAGCGATATTATCTTTCCAAAGAAATCCCCAATTAAACCAGTTTGATGAAAATTTCTTGTTACAACTTAAGGAAAGTTTACCGCCTCAGTTTATCTATTTTGCGAGAATTTTTTACTGGCTTGGCAATGCAGAAACCTCTGCCTGTGTTGTCTTGATATCTATCATCATTTTAGCTTGGAGACGTTATTGGCAAGAAGCCCAAGTTGTTGCTTTATCCTCTTTCGGGGTTTTAATGTTGGTCGATCAAATTTTGAAACCCATTATCTATCGATTGCGTCCTTTAGATAGGTTAGTTCATGTCGATGGGAGAAGTTTTCCCAGTGGTCATGCTACGGGAAATTTTCTGTTATACTTTTTGCTTGCTTATATCCTTTCCTATCGATTTCCTAAATATAAAATTCATTTTTATATCACAGCAGCAATAACTCTATTTTTAATGGGAATAGCAAGTATGTATTTAAGAGTACACTGGTTGACAGATATTTTAGGCGGTTATGGTCTAGGGTTTATTTTACTAACCTTAAGTCTAGGAGTGTTAAAAGTGACTCAGAAAAAATACCAATGA
- a CDS encoding MotA/TolQ/ExbB proton channel family protein produces MKQKRGNNFPLKSEDYERKRLEVNFWLILGISLGLTVLIYALVLPIRESFLGILLYERGFTQYIAIWFACIVITVTVIKFIKLNGEFLGLKRLWISDKINFDNPQSLEVLTFQKSLIRENSLVALRCSRVIGAYIESNSRKTATEFALDDSSFYVSNSESSFAFPRILIWAIPLLGFIGTVVGISQAVNGFSGFLEQSGDVEQIKEGIGTVTSGLAVAFDTTLLALLLSVLVMIPLVLVERYESRLLLSIDIFINDQLLPRFKPENNPHNTLDPETINQALNQAVKDHFPTPQDLIEPAHNYAQQAVTKLTEILGSELSGIQKVNEILMAQLNQINQLSLQDRDSFTNSVERQQEINQDVLRQINSLVQQLNLNYTDLSGELTEQIKQLILQEQQSFTNSLERQQENNQDVVTQVKGLVQQLNLNYTDLSGELTEQIKQLILQEQQSFTNSLERQQENNQDVVTQVKGLVEQLNLNYSDLSKELTEQIKDLILQDKHSFTTALEKQQDLNQNLIITINGLVEQLKNSYSEISAGLTDQSDEIAQQLKLAANLLENRIKSLENATDKLSELTQLQGSLDQLVQSLGKVETVEQVILEAMTQLKGLQPSLEKLSKPRIIKFVESDELGD; encoded by the coding sequence TTTACTCAATATATAGCCATCTGGTTTGCCTGTATTGTCATTACCGTTACGGTGATTAAATTTATTAAACTTAATGGAGAATTTCTAGGACTTAAACGACTCTGGATTTCTGATAAAATTAATTTTGATAATCCTCAATCTTTAGAAGTTTTAACCTTTCAAAAAAGTTTAATTAGGGAAAATAGCTTAGTTGCTTTGCGGTGTAGTCGAGTGATTGGCGCTTATATTGAATCTAATAGTCGCAAAACAGCAACAGAATTTGCTCTAGATGATTCATCTTTTTATGTAAGTAATTCCGAGTCTTCTTTTGCTTTTCCTCGGATTTTAATTTGGGCAATTCCTCTGTTAGGATTTATTGGTACTGTCGTCGGAATTAGTCAGGCAGTAAATGGGTTTTCTGGATTTTTAGAACAATCTGGAGATGTAGAACAAATTAAAGAAGGGATAGGAACAGTAACCAGTGGGTTAGCAGTGGCTTTTGATACCACTTTATTAGCCCTATTATTGAGTGTATTAGTGATGATCCCCTTGGTGTTAGTTGAACGATATGAATCTCGATTATTATTATCGATCGATATTTTTATTAACGATCAATTACTGCCTAGATTTAAACCCGAAAATAATCCTCACAATACTTTAGATCCAGAAACGATTAATCAAGCCCTTAATCAAGCCGTAAAAGACCATTTTCCTACTCCACAAGATTTAATTGAACCCGCCCATAATTATGCCCAACAAGCGGTGACTAAACTGACAGAAATTTTAGGGTCTGAATTGAGCGGCATTCAAAAAGTTAATGAAATTTTAATGGCTCAATTGAATCAAATCAATCAATTGAGTTTACAAGATAGAGACTCTTTCACGAATTCTGTAGAAAGACAACAGGAAATTAATCAAGATGTTCTCAGACAAATTAATAGTTTAGTCCAACAATTAAACCTAAATTATACCGACTTGTCCGGAGAACTCACAGAACAAATTAAACAGCTTATTTTACAAGAGCAACAATCTTTCACGAATTCCTTAGAAAGACAACAAGAAAATAATCAAGATGTTGTTACACAAGTTAAAGGGTTAGTCCAACAATTAAACCTAAATTATACCGACTTGTCCGGAGAACTCACAGAACAAATTAAACAGCTTATTTTACAAGAGCAACAATCTTTCACGAATTCCTTAGAAAGACAACAAGAAAATAATCAAGATGTTGTCACACAAGTTAAGGGGTTAGTCGAACAATTAAACCTGAATTATTCTGACTTATCTAAGGAACTAACCGAGCAAATTAAAGACCTGATTTTACAAGATAAACACTCTTTTACAACCGCTTTAGAAAAACAACAAGACTTAAATCAAAACTTAATAATAACGATTAACGGTCTAGTAGAGCAACTGAAAAATAGTTATAGTGAAATATCAGCCGGATTAACAGATCAATCTGATGAAATTGCTCAACAACTTAAACTAGCCGCTAACTTGTTAGAAAATCGCATTAAATCCTTAGAAAATGCCACTGATAAACTCTCAGAACTGACTCAATTACAAGGGAGTTTAGACCAATTAGTTCAGTCTTTAGGAAAAGTAGAAACAGTAGAACAAGTCATTTTAGAGGCGATGACTCAATTAAAAGGACTACAACCCAGTTTAGAAAAATTAAGTAAACCTCGGATTATTAAATTTGTTGAGTCAGATGAATTAGGAGACTAA